The Eubalaena glacialis isolate mEubGla1 chromosome 3, mEubGla1.1.hap2.+ XY, whole genome shotgun sequence nucleotide sequence CGTGCGCGGGGGCGTGGCTTTCGTTATGTCTCATCACAGCCAGACAGCCATACATGGTCACTGCAGCTCCAGAGCTGCAGCGCGGTGACTCAGCCCCGAGAGGCTGATGTAACGGGAACAGCCGGAGCCAATGAGTGGTTGCTGAAACCTGGAGGCCGAGAGCCTCCCAGGGTCATGCTCACCTGCCCAGAAACCACCTGGGGCAGCTCTGAGCAGACCCAGGCCTCAGAAGAAAGGTTCTAGAAGAACTGGAAGAGAAACCCCTGCCACTTACCGGATTCCAGGCCAGGGTGTGACAGCCCAGCCCGGTTGGATCTATGTAATGTGGTCCCAGGAGTCGGCACTGACGTTTACTTAGAAATTGGTTCTTTCTTGAAAGGAGAGTCTGCTTCTTTTCCCTAGAAAATTGCCGATCCTGAGACTGACTCTGGTGTGGtgttgagggggaggggagagccatTTTAGATACTTACTTAGTCCTGGCTTGTGCAGTTCAGGACGATTTGGCACCAGGCCATGGAGTTTTTGTGAGCATTTTTACTTGAGACAGTTGTGGAATTTCCAGGCAGCAAGTGAGGTCTTTGACAGAGAAACTGCAGCAGGCCAGCAGCTCCTGGGCTCAGGATCAGAGTTCATTCTTTCTCCAGGGACAGCCTAGAGAGGTTTCTGGAGGCAGAAGACTCACCAGCTCTTGTGTAGTTCCCTGAGCCCATGAATCAGAGGtgggggaagtgggggagagaTGGATCCTCACCCCCGAGGGCCAGGCTTTGCCGAGGACAAGGCAACCTGCACAGACCCCTGTGGGTGCAGCAGGAGAGGGGCTGATTCCTGAAATGCTGGATGATGAAACGTCTGCCTTCCCAAGCGCATATTTCACCTGTACATGACAAactgagaaaaatagaaacaaaatagaaaggtTTTCATGAAGCCACATGTATCCAATCGAAAGATCTTTTAGTCTAAGATTATGTCATGcattctttttgtaaaaaaagaaaagttaagcgaccatgtctttttttttttttttttgaaatgctgACAGTAATCAGTGTTTTGTGTGTGCttggtttttgattttttaatgtcattACCTGGCAAGGCACAAAGGTGGCTGTTTTGTGTTGGTCCCTCCATGCTTTTTGGGTTTTGGAACTTTCCTGACCAGTTAGCCCAGGAATCTAGAAGCCAGCCCCTGGTCGGTCTGGGCCTGCAGAGGCACCTGCCCTTTGTGGATTTGGTTCCACCCTCCCACCCATCCCCCTGCTTCTCACCTGGGGGTGCTGGGATTGCTGCTGGGGCTGGTTGGTGTCCTCCCTCGTGCTAACTCGAGGGCTCTGTGGCTTTCCCCAGCCATGGATTTTCCCCAGCACAGCCAGCATGTCTTGGAGCAGCTGAACCAGCAGCGGCAACTGGGGCTTTTGTGTGACTGCACTTTTGTGGTGGATGGTGTTGACTTTAAGGCTCACAAAGCAGTGCTGGCGGCCTGCAGCGAGTACTTCAAGATGCTCTTCGTGGACCAGAAGGATGTGGTGCACCTGGACATCAGTAACGCGGCAGGTACCCCACTGGGTCCAGGGCCGAGCTTGTGGCGGGCCCCGTGCCACGCGAGGCCCTCCTTTGAGCAGCACCTTCCGGCTGTGGGGTGCGCCAGACCTCCCACACAAGACTCGGCCATGAGTGCGTGGGTACCAAGTTCTTACCACGTTTGCGGGGCCTCTTTTGACTGGGAGCGGGGTGGAAGGGGAGAGCTGGCAGGAAGGGCTCATGATAAGCTCCGGAGTGAACACAGGACAGGCTCATCAGGAGGGACAGAGAGCGGGAGGGCTCTGAGCCCTGGTCCCTTTCCATTGCTGAGTCAGTCCTCAACCCCCTACCCCAGTGCTCACCTTGATGGGAATGGCAAGGGTTGGGATCGGGAGGGGTGTCAGGAAGGTCTTGGGATTGAGGAAGGAGTTAACTGGTCCTAGATTCAGGTTCCCAACCCAGAATGACGTGCCATGCCGCCAGAAGTTCAGGCAAGGTGTCgttcccccattttacacatgcggaaactgaggcccagagagatcagGTGACTGGCCTGGAGGTCAGGTAGAGAGTTTGTGGCAGAGCCCTGATGAAAGCCAGTGGTGAGAGACTCTGTCCTCTGGTGCTGAAGTGCAGTGAATGGGCAGAGAGTGTTCAGGGTGGGCACTCACACCCTCCGCCCTCTATGGGTGTGCTTCTTTTTGGAGGCTGTTGTCTGGGTTGAGAATCCCCAGGTTGCCCGCCTCTCCACCGGCACAGGAGATGGGGAGACAGTGGGCTGCCACCGCCACTCTGCTTTTCACAAATCCCTGGATCCCGCCACGGAGTGGAGCAGCTGGACAGGCTGCTGGTGCCAGGCCTCGAGGTGGGTCCGTGATGGCTGTCTGTGTCCTTGGCAGGCCTGGGGCAGGTGCTGGAGTTTATGTACACGGCCaagctgagcctgagctctgagaACGTGGACGATGTGCTGGCTGTGGCCAGCTTCCTGCAGATGCAGGACATCATCACGGCCTGCCATGCCCTCAAGTCACTGGCTGAGCCGGCTGCCAGCCCTGGGGAGACTATGGAGGCCTCGGCCTTGGAAGGTAAGATTCTTGGCAGGCTGTTCCTGAGCAGGTGGCTTTTGATGGGAGCTCTGCCCCCGCCTCTCTCTGTCACCTCTTTGGCCTCGCCTGTGTTGTGGGGAGCTCGTGGGGAGGAGCCGCAGCAAAGTCTGAGAACGCCTCTCAGAGGGGCCCCGTCTGCCCTCCCTGCCTGAGGGCACCGGCAGCCACGCCTGGCTCAAGGCCTTTGCACAGGACTTCCCTCTTCGGCAGGTCTCCTCTCCCACACCCTTCCTCCTGCTCCTCTTAGTGCCCTCAGGAAAGCCCCCTGAGGCCCAGTGTGGGCCAGATTCCTCGTGGCACACTTTCAGAGAACCACGCTCCTCTCCTTGTAAGCACCGATCTCTGATCAGCGTCATTTCACGTGTGATGACTGTCTCCCCGACCAGTCTGCGAGCCCCATGGGAGAAGCAACCACGACTGTTGTACCCCAGGCCCAGCGGCAGCCTGGTGTGATGTCGGTGCCTATGAATAATCTGTTGAATGAGCAAACCAACAAACCGCTACTTAGATGTATCCCCAGGGAGGTCTGGAAGAGCTGGCAAGCTCTGGGCTACCTCACCCCGCCAAGTGGTGGACACTTGATGGGAAATGGCAGGTCTGTCCTGTTCCATCTCCAGTGGGGGACAAGAGAGCCAAAGAAGAGAAGGCTGCTGCCACTACACTGAGCGAGCTGGACCTGGCCAGAAGCAGTCCACCCACGGGCCTGGGCAGGGAGCCCAAAGAGGAGCGGGGCGGCCAGGCCGAGAGCACGGCCAGCGGTGAGTTGTGATGCTGAGGACCTGGCTGACTGTCCATCACCTGCCAGCAGCGTGGGCCCCAGCGCAGTGAGCAGCTTTCTCAGGAggctcctgggggagggagggagggaggcacaggCAACTGCATCCCTTGAGCTCAGGTTACCCAAAAACCACCGGTTATTTTTTCTGGGGCATCTGTTAAAGCCAGAGCAGAGGCTCAAGCAGCCCGAGCTTGGatgtgctccccccacccccggggccATAGCCGCTTCCAGGGGTCTGGTCCAGGAGAGCCGACCGGCCCCTGGACAGAGGGTGCCAGTCCAGCCCCGGATGCCCCCACACCTCTACACCAGGTGCAGAGCAGACGGAGAAGGCCGATGCCCCCCGGGAGCCTGTGGAGCTCAAGCCGGACCCCATAAGTGGAATGGCTGCTGCTGAGGCCGAGGCTGCCTTGTCAGAGAGCTCAGAGCAAGGTACCCTCCGCCAGCTGGGGTGCCCACCCTCACGCAGGCATCCCCCACTCACAcgtcaccccccctccccccccccgcccccccggccaggggccctctcttcctcccttagCTGATCTCACTGTGAGTCACTCACATCAGCTTTTGGGCCGACATCTTTCCTCATTCTTGAATTTTGACATCAGTTTCTTGGTTGTACACCCTGGCCATGCTTCCCTTTAGCACAGAAGTGTCCTTGTCGTAGTACTGGCCCTGCTGTTTTTCCCTGGGCTGAGCACCGTGGCGGAACTTGGCCGCCCATggcacccaccccagcccccgcccccagtgCTTGTTGGCTGACAGCACCCTTCCCACCTGTGTCGCCAAATATGGGGCCCCCGTTGGACTGAGGCCCATCTGCATCCTCCAAGCGGTAGCTGTCCCAGTCATTggtctcccctgggcttgccCTGGCGGTGCTGGGGACCATTTATCTGCAGCTCCCAGACATTGCCCTGCCCCTGCGAGGCGCCCACGCAGAGAGAGGGTGTGTGCAGAGATGAGCCGTGCCCAGGCCTCACTTGGCCAGTTGCCAGGTCGGTTTCCTCAGTACTTGCCCTTCTTGTGGCAGAAATGGAGGTGGAGCCAGCCAGGAAGGGAGAAGAACGAGAGGAGGAGGGCGCCGTGCCCGCGGTGGTCAAGGAAGAGGGGCCGCCGCTGGAGAAGGGCGAGGGCCCCGAGGAGAGCGAGGAGTCGGCCAGCACGGACTCGGGCCAGGAGCTTGGCGCGGAGGCGCGGGGCCTGCGCTTGGGCACCTACGGCGACCGCACGGAGTCCAAGGCCTACGGCTCCGTCATCCACAAGTGCGAGGTGCGCCGCGGGCGGTGGCGGCCCCGCCCGGGCCCCCCACCCGGCGCCGCCCCTGACACCCAGCCCCCTGCGCCCGCAGGACTGTGGGAAGGAGTTCACGCACACGGGCAACTTCAAGCGGCACATCCGCATCCACACGGGCGAGAAGCCCTTCTCGTGCCGGGAGTGCAGCAAGGCCTTCTCTGACCCGGCAGCCTGCAAGGCCCACGAGAAGACCCACAGGTAGGCCCCGCGGCCGCCCCCCATGcccgcccgccccggccccgcgAGCCCCGCGAGCCTCCTGTCCCCGCGTTCTGCCGCCAGCCCGCTGAAGCCATACGGCTGCGAGGAGTGCGGCAAGAGCTACCGGCTCATCAGCCTGCTGAACCTGCACAAGAAGCGGCACTCGGGCGAGGCGCGCTACCGCTGCGAGGACTGCGGCAAGCTCTTCACCACGTCCGGCAACCTCAAGCGGCACCAGCTGGTGCACAGCGGCGAGAAGCCCTACCAGTGCGACTACTGCGGCCGCTCCTTCTCCGACCCCACGTCCAAGATGCGCCACCTGGAGACGCACGACACCGACAAGGAGCACAAGTGCCCTCACTGCGACAAGAAGTTCAACCAGGTGGGGGGAGCCGGCCCCGGGCCCCTGTGCTCCGGCGGCTTCCGTCTCGGGGGCCCAGGGGACCTAGCGGGGAAGTAGGTGGTGTTGGCTGAGCAGAAAATGACCCTGCCGGGTGGAGCTCTTGACTGCTCTGCCGAGCGAACTGGGAAGGCAGGCTGCGGGGACGGGCGCGGGCCAGGAAGAACTGAGGGGGGTGGTTTTCCCATTTCCCCCGGCCTTGAGGAAAGGGGGAGCCCCGCACAGGCCCCCGGGAGGACCGAGGATCGGTGGTTCCCTGCCGTCTGACCCCCTGCCTGGGTGCAGGTGGGGAACCTGAAGGCCCACCTGAAGATCCACATCGCCGACGGGCCCCTCAAGTGCCGGGAGTGTGGGAAGCAGTTCACCACCTCAGGTAGGGCCCggctggccccgcccccggccccgcccccggccccgggcGCCCGTGCCAGGCCCACCCTCGGTCTCGCCACAGGGAACCTGAAGCGGCACCTTCGGATTCACAGCGGTGAGAAGCCCTACGTATGCGTCCACTGCCAGCGGCAGTTCGCTGACCCCGGCGCCCTGCAGCGGCACGTCCGCATCCACACGGGTGGGTGAGCGGCCCGGCGGCGCCCGGGTGCGGGCACAAGGGAGGAGAGCAGGCGCCGACACCTTCCCGTCCCCTGCCTCCATCCCCAGGTGAGAAGCCATGCCAGTGCGTGATGTGCGGCAAAGCCTTCACCCAGGCCAGCTCCCTCATCGCCCACGTGCGCCAGCACACCGGAGAGAAGCCCTACGTCTGCGAGCGCTGCGGAAAGAGGTCCTGCCCTTCCGGCCCCCAGCCGGCGCCCTGTGGGGTCCCGGCACTCGGCGGGTGGAGGGGGTCAGAGAACAAGCCCGGGGCTCGGTTGGTAGCCGGGCAGACTGCTCCAGCGCAGGTCCCGGGGTCCTCTCGGGTCTAGACCCTGAGGTGGGAGGCCCCAGCCCAGCACCCCGGCCCAGGCCTGGGCGGTTCTGTGCAAGCCTTTCCTTCTGGCCCTGCAGATTCGTCCAATCCAGCCAGTTGGCCAATCACATCCGCCACCATGACAACATCCGCCCTCACAAGTGCAGCGTGTGCAGCAAGGCCTTCGTGAACGTGGGGGACCTGTCCAAGCATATCATCATCCACACTGGTGAGTGCGTGCCACCCGCCTCTCTGTCCCAAGCCCTGACTCTCGGGCAcatggtggggtgggaggtgccCCGGACCCCAGCCTTCGGTGCCGGCACTTGCTGAAGGCGGCCTTGAAAGCAGTTTAACTCCAAGGAGGGCCCCATTTTCTCAGAGCTTCTGGAAGGTGCAGGGGCCACTGGAAGCTTCCCTGTGCCTCAGGTGGCCGCCCCAGAGCGCTTCCTGCTGGAAAAGACAGGGTTGCGGGGGAAGCTGGAGGCCACTGAGGTCCTCCCCccctgcacccccccccccaatggCAGGAGAGAACCTTGCCTCCCCCCCCAGGAGAGAAGCCTTACCTGTGTGACAAGTGCGGTCGCGGCTTCAACCGGGTGGACAACCTTCGTTCCCATGTGAAGACTGTGCACCAGGGCAAGGCAGGCATCAAAATCCTGGAGCCAGAGGAGGGCGGTGAGGTCAGCGTGGTCACCGTCGATGACATGGTCACGCTGGCCACTGAGGCACTGGCAGCAACGGCCGTCACTCAGCTCACAGGTGGGGACCATCACTCAGCTCCCAGGGCAGCAGGGGGTGGTCACAGCAGGGGTTGCCTCTGGGGTGGCAGCAAAGGGGCAGGTGAGTCTGGTCTCAGGCCCTGCCGATGCCCCCACAGTGGTGCCAGTGGGGGCGGCGGTGACCGCTGATGAGACAGAAGTACTTAAAGCCGAGATCAGCAAAGCTGTGAAGCAAGTGCAGGAAGAAGGTGAGAGGGGCCGCCTGGGGGAAAGCTGCCGGACCCAGGGGCCCTCCCTGTCCTTACTGCAGCCCCACTCCCACAGATCCCAACACTCACATCCTCTACGCCTGTGACTCCTGTGGAGATAAGTTCCTGGATGCCAACAGCCTGGCCCAGCACGTGCGGATCCACACAGCCCAGGCACTGGTCATGTTCCAGACGGATGCGGACTTCTACCAGCAGTACGGGCCAGGCAGCACGTGGCCGGCCGGGCAGGTGCTGCAGGCTGGGGAGCTGGTCTTCCGCCCTCGGGATGGGGCTGATGGGCAGCCGGCCCTGGCAGAGACACCTCCCACAGCCCCTGAATGTCCACCATCTGCTGAGTGAGCAGGCACCCCCTCCTCCTGTTTATTTAAGGTTGGACAGCACCCTAGAACTGAGAGGGGTGAGCCCATTCCCTAGAGAGAATAAATCTGATTATTTTCTAACGCTGCCTATAGCTCcctgtggggctggggaggggagctggcAGCTGTGGCTGATGCCGGGGAAGGGTTGCTCCACCCAGCGACCAGTCGGCAGAGACTTgcttgtggggaaagccaggCTGTCCCTTTGCAGAATGGGACTGGAGCCCCGGGACCCGTCTAGAAGCAAGCTGGTTGCTTTGCCTGAGTTGGGGTGTGGGCAGCACACTCAGGCCAGAGAAACTGCGGCTCCACGAGCCCCATCTGGCCTCCTCTTTGGAGGCTTCTCCTCGGCTCGGCGTGAGGATCGGACCTCCCCTCTCCACCTCTCTCCGCTGTGGAGCCACGGCTGTGACCCTGCGCCCTTGTGTTGGGAACTGGGCCCACAGGGCTTGGCCACAACTGCTTACCAGGATCCAGGCCACCCGTACAGAGCCCAGCTCGGGGGCCCATTCAGCCAGAGCAGCAAGGTAGGCAGAGCACCAGACCCAACAGGCCGCAGGCCTGCTTCTGTTGGGCCTAGGGAAGAGGGAGAGCTCCACACTCGCTTCACGGTAACCCTGGCCGCGAGATCAGGGCCAAGCCAGTGTCATCTTTTGAGAACATTTACTTGCCCTGAATCAGTGGCGTCTCTACAAGGCTGAGAGCCTGGAGGGACAGGAATGAGCGGCCAGGAGCTGTGatggggaggtgggagatggcagCACTGCTTAAACTAGGAGCAGCAGTGCGGACGGTGAAGCAGCTCATTCTTACCTCTGTCAGCGGGGAGGCATGAGATGCCTTCTCTGCCGCTTTTCCATACAGCTTGTCCCCAGCAGCTGTTAATTCCTCACCCAGAGATGGTACCATCTGGCACCGAAAGCATAGCTCTATTTGGAGGAGCCCCAGGGAACTACAAGTGAGACCAGCAACTTTGTGGTCCTTGTGTTCCCGTCCCCCACGCCCAACTCCCCAGCTTGTGGTGGGTCCAGCTGCTGGAGAAGCTTGGCCCACCAGTGCCATCCTCCTACTGGGAGGCAGCTGCTGCTGCAGGGCCAGCCTGCACCACGCccggaggaggaagggagaagaggcaAGACCCCAAAGCTTCCTTAAGATGTTTCTGAGTTTTGAGTGGGAGGTGGCTTTATTCTTTAATCAATCAAATTTGAAGTGCCTTCGACATTACGCAGGAGCCAACTGGGACCTTGAAGTGTCAGATAAACACCACAGCACTGAAAAACAAACAGTTCAAGTTCAGTCTGTGATGAAAATCTTCTTTTGTACAAGATAAAATGATCCTTGGGGAGGATCAGTggcagaaaggaaataataggTTCCATATACAGACTTGGTGCGGGGTTGAAAGCAAAAGTGGGACGAAGGCTAGCTGTTCCCATAAGCCAAGGACCCCTGGTCCTCCCATCCAAGTGACAATCACATCCACACTTGAcatgttctgtattttttaataaagtttgtaATCCAatggacacacaaaacaaaactgcGCTGAGAAAAACAGTTTTCATAAATTAATAAGTGTTGTTAGGAAGTTGGGGGAGAGGTCAAGGTCACAGGAAGAAGGGAAGCCAGTCTTTTGTacagtctttgtgtgtgtgtgacacttCCAAGTTGCGGGAGCAGGGCCCGTGCTGTAACGAAGCGCACTTATACAAATGAGTGACAATACAAAGTCTGAGTATGAAAATAAGATTTTCTCTGAAAACACATTTTtggcacagattaaaaaaaatgtatgtcggggaatttgatttttaagtcagtattatatatatttatatatattatatatttatatatacacacatcccaAGTTCTGCATATTCCACCAAGAGAGAAAATCCTTCCATTTGCTCTTTTCTGATTGTAAACTGTACATCCTGGGTGAATCAAAGACGGTGGCGCAGGAGAATTAAAGAGAGGTGACATCCAAATGAGCAAGGGGAAGGGACGGGTGGGGACAACACAGCCCAATGAAATGTTCCTTGACCCCAAGGTTTCAGCAGAAGTTTGAAGTCCTGCGTGAGAGTCTGCGATGTGTGTGCCATGTGTGTTCACGTACACCAAGACATCCAGAGTGTCACAGCCtgtcttcactgtgcaaaagtcCAAGTCACTAATTTAGTGCAAAGgcagttctgttttgtttcttaaaaacaaaaacaaaaaaattccactgccctgttccttttctccaaaaagaggagagagaaacccAGCCTCAAGGTGTCTGCAAGTCCATTGGTTGGTGGTCTGTCCTTGGGCTAAATGTCATGTAAACATACGAGTAGCAGCACCACTGCCCAGGGGGGTCTGTCTGACTGagccgggcgggcgggcgggcgggcgggcgggtaGGAGAGCGAGGCTGGCCGTCTGGCAGTGGAGTCTGTCCCCCTCGGCAGCTTCTTCCTCCACTTGGCTGGGTtgtcctgtgttttattttttgctgcagaGCCTCAGGAAGATATGCCGAGTGGTGACCATTCAGTGGCTCACACAGAGGCAATGACGATCATGAGGTGGGGAGAAATGTTGGAGATGCTGGCCAGGAGGTCGGGGGCCAGACGGGACAGGTGACTCTCAGAGAACTCGCAGGGCGGGAAGATCTGCAGCACATAGGCGGGCTGGAGAAAGGGCCAAGAGAGAAAAATGGGACCTCCTGTCTTCACATCACCCACCCCACTACCACTCTTCCCTAAAACATTTCCAACTGGGGGCGCAAAGGCCCAACAGAGAGCCAGGCTGAGTCAATTTCCCAACCAGCTAAGGTCTCCAAGACTCTGTCCACCAGAAGAAAACTAGGTATCAGAAAACTAACATGAAACTAACCCCTGAGAACTTCTTCTCTATCATTAAGCTAAAGAAAACCCTCTGCTGCCTCAGCCGTCCCTTGACTGTCTCCAGGATGGGCAGCAGTAGTCCGGCCCATGCACTCCGCTGGTTTCCTCTATCCAGAATGCCCCTTTGTCCAGCTCCTCTGGGAAGCTGTCCTGACTACTCTAGCTGGCACGGGCAGCCCATGCCACCAGATCAGTCAGACCGCCTGACCAGCCGGGACCAACCCCATGTATGTGTGCACCGAGGCGGGACACTGGGCTGACCTGATTGGAGCCAGGGTTGGGAACGTTGATGATGCCTGCCGCCTGCTTGGCCTGCAGATACGTGATGAAGGCAGCCTTGAGGGACTCGGTCTGGCTCACGACGTCCTCTTGGTCACGGCCACAGGGCAGAGCCAGCAGCAGACAGTAATCTGTCTCCACCTGGGGAAGAGGAAGCTGTCAGTGatcggtgggggcgggggggggcaccTCACAAAACAGCCCAAGAAGAGGCCTGTCCAACCCAGGTGATTCGGCTCCTAAATCCCCACCTCTATGATGACCCTGAGGGCCATCcatatatttgctgaatgaaaaaaagccTCATCTCTGGATCTAGAGGCACCTTACACCCCTAGTGGAGACAGAACATGCCCTTCATCATCCACTCCAAGAAAGCCATTATTGCACCCCGTGACAAGCCACGGGGACAGGCAGTGGGGGCCACCCGTGCCTTCCCTTGCTGTGGGCGGGGCACTTGCTCACCTGGGCCCTGAGTCTTACCGTCATCCTTCGGGCAACCCCCTCCAGCTGTGAGGCCTCCAGCCGCATCCTCTGGGCGATCCTCAGGGGGGGCCCTCCTTCAGAGAGCGGCAGGGACCGATGGGCCAGGACGTTGTTGCCAGAGACGAAGTGGAGCTGCACAGCAGCTGTGTCGTTCTTGAGGGCCAGTAGGCCCTGCCACACGATGGGGTACTTCTGCTCACAGGGAAACAAACAGAAGTGAGCTCACGGCTGGAGAACACAGCTGTGCTGGCCACGGCCCCAGGCAGCAGCTTGCTCATCTAAGTCAAGTGGGGCTCTCGGGACACTGACAATAGCACAAAGCTCGGAGGGTGGTAGGGAAGGCCCTGCCCAGGCTTACCTTCAGAAGCTGG carries:
- the ZBTB17 gene encoding zinc finger and BTB domain-containing protein 17 isoform X1, which gives rise to MDFPQHSQHVLEQLNQQRQLGLLCDCTFVVDGVDFKAHKAVLAACSEYFKMLFVDQKDVVHLDISNAAGLGQVLEFMYTAKLSLSSENVDDVLAVASFLQMQDIITACHALKSLAEPAASPGETMEASALEVGDKRAKEEKAAATTLSELDLARSSPPTGLGREPKEERGGQAESTASGAEQTEKADAPREPVELKPDPISGMAAAEAEAALSESSEQEMEVEPARKGEEREEEGAVPAVVKEEGPPLEKGEGPEESEESASTDSGQELGAEARGLRLGTYGDRTESKAYGSVIHKCEDCGKEFTHTGNFKRHIRIHTGEKPFSCRECSKAFSDPAACKAHEKTHSPLKPYGCEECGKSYRLISLLNLHKKRHSGEARYRCEDCGKLFTTSGNLKRHQLVHSGEKPYQCDYCGRSFSDPTSKMRHLETHDTDKEHKCPHCDKKFNQVGNLKAHLKIHIADGPLKCRECGKQFTTSGNLKRHLRIHSGEKPYVCVHCQRQFADPGALQRHVRIHTGEKPCQCVMCGKAFTQASSLIAHVRQHTGEKPYVCERCGKRFVQSSQLANHIRHHDNIRPHKCSVCSKAFVNVGDLSKHIIIHTGEKPYLCDKCGRGFNRVDNLRSHVKTVHQGKAGIKILEPEEGGEVSVVTVDDMVTLATEALAATAVTQLTVVPVGAAVTADETEVLKAEISKAVKQVQEEDPNTHILYACDSCGDKFLDANSLAQHVRIHTAQALVMFQTDADFYQQYGPGSTWPAGQVLQAGELVFRPRDGADGQPALAETPPTAPECPPSAE
- the ZBTB17 gene encoding zinc finger and BTB domain-containing protein 17 isoform X2 produces the protein MDFPQHSQHVLEQLNQQRQLGLLCDCTFVVDGVDFKAHKAVLAACSEYFKMLFVDQKDVVHLDISNAAGLGQVLEFMYTAKLSLSSENVDDVLAVASFLQMQDIITACHALKSLAEPAASPGETMEASALEVGDKRAKEEKAAATTLSELDLARSSPPTGLGREPKEERGGQAESTASGAEQTEKADAPREPVELKPDPISGMAAAEAEAALSESSEQEMEVEPARKGEEREEEGAVPAVVKEEGPPLEKGEGPEESEESASTDSGQELGAEARGLRLGTYGDRTESKAYGSVIHKCEDCGKEFTHTGNFKRHIRIHTGEKPFSCRECSKAFSDPAACKAHEKTHSPLKPYGCEECGKSYRLISLLNLHKKRHSGEARYRCEDCGKLFTTSGNLKRHQLVHSGEKPYQCDYCGRSFSDPTSKMRHLETHDTDKEHKCPHCDKKFNQVGNLKAHLKIHIADGPLKCRECGKQFTTSGNLKRHLRIHSGEKPYVCVHCQRQFADPGALQRHVRIHTGEKPCQCVMCGKAFTQASSLIAHVRQHTGEKPYVCERCGKRFVQSSQLANHIRHHDNIRPHKCSVCSKAFVNVGDLSKHIIIHTGEKPYLCDKCGRGFNRVDNLRSHVKTVHQGKAGIKILEPEEGGEVSVVTVDDMVTLATEALAATAVTQLTDPNTHILYACDSCGDKFLDANSLAQHVRIHTAQALVMFQTDADFYQQYGPGSTWPAGQVLQAGELVFRPRDGADGQPALAETPPTAPECPPSAE
- the ZBTB17 gene encoding zinc finger and BTB domain-containing protein 17 isoform X3, whose product is MYTAKLSLSSENVDDVLAVASFLQMQDIITACHALKSLAEPAASPGETMEASALEVGDKRAKEEKAAATTLSELDLARSSPPTGLGREPKEERGGQAESTASGAEQTEKADAPREPVELKPDPISGMAAAEAEAALSESSEQEMEVEPARKGEEREEEGAVPAVVKEEGPPLEKGEGPEESEESASTDSGQELGAEARGLRLGTYGDRTESKAYGSVIHKCEDCGKEFTHTGNFKRHIRIHTGEKPFSCRECSKAFSDPAACKAHEKTHSPLKPYGCEECGKSYRLISLLNLHKKRHSGEARYRCEDCGKLFTTSGNLKRHQLVHSGEKPYQCDYCGRSFSDPTSKMRHLETHDTDKEHKCPHCDKKFNQVGNLKAHLKIHIADGPLKCRECGKQFTTSGNLKRHLRIHSGEKPYVCVHCQRQFADPGALQRHVRIHTGEKPCQCVMCGKAFTQASSLIAHVRQHTGEKPYVCERCGKRFVQSSQLANHIRHHDNIRPHKCSVCSKAFVNVGDLSKHIIIHTGEKPYLCDKCGRGFNRVDNLRSHVKTVHQGKAGIKILEPEEGGEVSVVTVDDMVTLATEALAATAVTQLTVVPVGAAVTADETEVLKAEISKAVKQVQEEDPNTHILYACDSCGDKFLDANSLAQHVRIHTAQALVMFQTDADFYQQYGPGSTWPAGQVLQAGELVFRPRDGADGQPALAETPPTAPECPPSAE